In Methanomicrobiales archaeon, the DNA window GTGGTGTTCCACTCGATGGGGCGGGTGCCGCCTGCAGTTGTAGTAACGCGTGCCATTGTGTTAGTGGCGTTTGCCTCATTTGTGATATAGTCTGGCAGAGACGTCTGAATGACGACCCCGGACTGTCCATCGAGGATCAGCGGGTAGGTGTTGGGACTGGTCACTCCGGCCGACTGGACGTACACGAAGTACGGGTGGTTGCTCTCGCCGCTGATCGTGGTCACGAAGTTGTTGCCACGAACGACAGTCTCCTTGTTGGACTCGATGCTGATTGCCTTGGTCGAGACGGTGAACGAGATGGTGTTGGAGTCCGGAGCTTCCCTGTAGAGATCGTTTGCTGGAGTCGTACCTGGGCCTGCACTGTCATCTGCCCACTTAGCAAGAACCGTGTAAGTGCCCGCAGCGACGTTGCTGAGAACAATCGGCTCGATCTTCGTTGTAGAACCGGTCAGATCAACCTGTGACATGCTCTGGCCACCGAATGTGGTGAGTTTACCGCCGTTGGGGGTTGTAACCTCTACAGTTACATTGTAGCTAGCAGTAGCGGGACTGAATGCAGCCGGCACATTGCTACCGATCTTGAAGGACAGGTTGGTTGCCCTGGAGACCGTCTGCCCGTTCACGGAGTCGATATCCCTCGCATCATCGATTACCGCGCTGAAGGTAAGGGATGGAACTCTGACAATAACGGTGTTATTGGTTACGACCCCGTTGTTGACGGCATAATAGAGGCGTCCAGCGGTTCCGACATCCGGGAATGCAGATGCACTGACATCGAATGCATTAGCATCTGCAACCTGAATGAACTCGGTCGGAGCCTCATTTACTCCATTCGGGTAGTAACGGAATTCCGTTACATCGAAGTCGAAGTTCAGATCGTCTTCGTATACGAAGATGGTGTCGCCTGAACTGACATTAGTCTTGTCTGCACGAAGCGCCGCTACTGGTGATGCCAGCGCTGCCGTCAGAACGACCATCAGGGCGACGACCATCAACTTCGTCGTACTCTTCATTCAATTCCTCCTTAACATTGGTATTCTGGAGCACGGCGCCCGACGATATTCGACGTGTGTCGAATACGTCTTCACCGTGCCCTATACTCCGTTTTACGGAATATATGTCCAATATTTGTGAAACGCTTAATATATCTTTTGTGGTTGAAATTTGCGTGCAGGTCCCGCCCCATGAATGGGCTGGAAATTCCTGCAATGGAAATTACGAGGCCGCTGCTTGAATAGTTGCTGGTTCGCATTTCCATGGTATTGGCTTCCACTATTAAACCAGGGCCGGCCGGGGGTGCATGGGGCCGATTATATATAGAGCGCCTGCAACCGCGAATGGTCCCGGCAGAGAGACAGGAATACGGGTGCAGACAGTCCATACACGAATTCGGCATGTGGCGTGTGCGGACCTTTCCGAATCCACAAAATGCAATGAGGCTCCGACCCCCGCTCGTCTATCTCTCTCCTCCCGTATATTGCACCAGCAGGGGGTGGGACAATGGGGCCCCCTCCCTTTCGTGCGATAGAACCGAATTGGGGAGCAAAAGAATGGATTGACAGAGTGGCCTCGAACAGTCCCGCCTCCCGGGATAGGGAATTATTGTATTCCCGGGGGGTTATCGCAAGCGGGGGGCGCACCCCCTACCCCTAAGTGCGATAGGCATGAATCCTGTAATCTGCCATCGCTTTTCTCCAGAGAACCGCTCGGTGCCTGCGTTCTCTCGATCGTGAAGGCCTCGCCCCCGCAAAGTGGGAAGAATGATCCAAATGACCGTCTGTTGCGATCGAGATCGATAAAATGCACAGGGGAAACAGGGCGGATTGATCTCCAATCGAACCGTTTCGCATGAACCGCCCCGCAGATGCTCTCTGGCGGCGTCGAAGAGGAATACCTACTGCTATAAGCCATCCCGCACAACTACTCCGGCATGCGAATCATTCGGGCCCCCAGCATCGCCCGGGCCCACGAGCTGGCGGTCAAGATGGTGCTGGAGAAGGGCTGGGTGCTGGAGACGGAGGACGACGAGGCGACGGTGGAGTTCGAGGAGCTGGCGATGCAGGTTGACGCCCCGCTCACCGAGCCTCTCGGAAGCTCCCGCTCCCGCTTCCAGCGGCGGTTCCTGGACCAGTATGCCGACCACCTGCTCAACGGCTCGGTGGCCCGGTTCGAGTACGACTACCACGGGCGGCTCTTCGACTGGGGGGAACGGCTCCGTGCGGGGGGGAGCGAGGTCCACATCGACCAGATCGACTACATCGTAAAGAAGCTTCAGTCGGCGCCCAGCAGCCGCCGGGCGATCGCGATCACCTGGAACCCGCTCATCGACGAGCACCTGGACGACTGCCCCTGCCTCCAGCTGGTCCAGTGCCTCCTCCGCAGCGGACGGCTGCAGATGAAAGTCGTCTTCCGCTCCAACGACATGCTGAGCGCCGCCGGGGCCAACATGTACGCGCTGGTGCGCCTCCAGCAGTCGATCGCCTCCCGCCTGGGTGCGGAGATCGGCTCCTACACCCATGTCTCCCTCGTGCCGCACGTCTACTACAAGCGGGACCTGAACGATATCGAGGCGTTCTGCTGCCGGGGAGCGGAGATCCAGCCCGTCGAAGAGGTCTGCGCCGCCTGCCGGCGGTGCGCAAGAGCCCCCTGAACGGCAGGGCCGCCGCGTCCCCGCGGCAGGACAGGGCGATCACTTTAAAGAGGTTGGAGAATCAACATGTATACGCGCAGCCCGGTAGTGTAGCGGTCAATCATGCGGGGCTCTGGATCCCGCGACAGCAGTTCGAATCTGCTCCGGGCTACTCTTCTTTTCGTCTCCCGGTTCGCGAGAAGACCGTTGCATCCTGCGGACGGTCGCCCTCACGCGAGGAACGCCGCGATCACGCCGGTGAGGAAGATACCGTCGAAGGTGCCGGCCCCGCCGATCGAGACCATGGGCGCCCCGAGCTCCCGGATGCGCCGCAGGTTGAGCAGGTCGGCCCCGATCAGGGTCCCGAACGTGCCGCTGACGTAGGCGATCACCGCGGCGTTCACCCCGAACCCCCCGTTGAGGAGGATGCCGGCGAGGGCGGCCCCGAGCGGGGGGATGAAGAACGGGGTCACGATCCCGAGCCCGCGGACCGGGCGGGCGATCGACCTCGTGAGCAGGGTGATGGCGGCGACGCCGGCGGCGAGCAGGATCAGCAGTCCATGCTCCCCGCCGGCGATCGCGGCGGAGTAGACCAGGTAGAGCGATATCGCGAGCGGGATCAGGGCTCCCCCGACGTTGATGGCGATCGTGGTCGTCTGGGAGGGCGCCGGGATCCGGTAGATCCTCCCGAAGAAGGGGGAGTAGTACTGGTAGATGGTCGGCGGTTCGCTCTCCACGGTGCTGACGGGGATGTTGATGAAACTCCCGATCAGGGTCAGGAAGAGGATCAGGAGCACCTCGAACCAGGTGAAACCCAGTTTGGCGAACGCCGCCCCGATGACACCCAGCAGCAGGAGGGGAAAGATCAGGAGAAGGACGATGAACAGCAGGAAGAGCATCAGGATGGTGAACGGGTTGGATACGATCCGGGGCATTATCCTACCGGATGGCGGCCGGCCTATTTCAGTGCTTCGCAGACGAAGGCCGCATGGTCCCTGTGGTAAGGAACGAGCCAGGTCGAGGCGAGGATCGCGTACCGGGCCCCGAGCGCATCCGCGGCCCTCGCCGCGACCGTCTCCGGCGGGGCGGAGACATCCACGCTCCGCGTCTTCAGCATCAGGATCAGCCGCCCGCCCTCCTTCAGGAACGGACGGTTCCGCAGGGCGATCCGGGTCTGGTCGGGATGGGCCACGTCCTGGTAGATCAGGTCGACACCCTCCACCAGCGGGGCGTACTCCTCCGGGCGGGCGGCGTCCGCGAGGATGGGTACGATGTTGCTCCTCGCGCGGGCGACCTCCAGCAGCTCCTGCATGGGGCGGGGGGCGATCTCCACGGCGTACACCGTATCGACATAGCCGGCCACGTGGGAGACCGTGGTGCCGTGCGCCGCGCCGAGGTAGAGCACCCGCATCTCCGGCTGCAGGTCCACCCCTTTCCCCAGGTGGTAGAGAGCGGAGAGTTTGCTGCGGTAGGGGTCCCAGATGCGGTGGCCCTGCAGCATCCGCCCCCCGAAAGCCCCTCCTCTGCCGGGGGATACCAGCACGCCGTCGATCCAGATCATGCCCGCCTCCCGGCCGCATCGACTCTGCGGTTGGCTTCTGCGAGGAACTCGGGGACCGGTGCCGAACGGTAGTAGTCCAGCCGCGCGGCGATCGCCACCTGCGCGGCGAGCACACGCGCCACCCGCCCCCGCACCGCCCGCGGAGCGTTGTGCACCCGGCGGTGCTGGTAGAGGATGCCATGCTTCGGGGGCGGGGCGGCTGCCCGCAGGTGCGCGAAGAGGGCCTTTCCGGCGCCGAGCACCTGGATGGTGCTGGCGGGAAGCCGTATCAACGCCTCGAGGCTGCCGGCACGGGCGGTCAGGCGGGCGGCGACCAGCCCGCCGACGAGGGCGCTCGTATTGGGCAGCACGGTCTCCGCCGTGGCGGCAACCTCCTGCACCAGCACGGAGCGGGCCGCGTGCAGGCGCTCGATCTCCTGCAGGACCGCCAGCAGCGGCTGGGGGGCGTCCTGGATCCGCGCGAGCGCCTTCCCCGCCTGCGAGGGCTGCAGCTTCCGGCTGGACTTCGGGTTCCGCACCCGGTACCACTCCAGCGCACGCTCCGAGAGGAGGTTGATGGCGCGGTCGAGCTCGTCGAGCGTCCGCACCATCTGCACGAGCTCCACGTCGCGGTTCCGGTAGTACGCGGCGATCTTCGCCTCTGCGATCTGGATGCAGATGGCGCGGACCTGCCGGATATAGTCCTCCCGGTCCCGCACGCAGCCGCAGTCCCGGGCCGCCGTCCAGTCCAGAGGAGTGAAAGTCTCCATGTCCGTGCGGATCGAGGCGAGCCAGCCGCCCCATCCTTCCGCATCCCTGCGGATGCAGGCGCAGGAGACGCACTCGCCGTTCGCGACATCCCCGAACCAGTAGCGCCGCGTCACACTACTTAGCGGGAGGTGAGGAGTTAAATATCTATAGAGAGCGGCACGATGCTCTCCGGATGGCCTGGCATCCCGTCGCCCCGTTCTTCGTCTTCTCCGTCGGGCTCCTCCTCCTCGGAACGGGAGCGGACTTCATCGTGCGCGGCGGAAGCGGTCTTGCGACGCGCCTGCAGGTCTCCAAGACTCTGCTGGCCTTCATCATCCTGTCCTTCGGCACCACGCTTCCGGAGTTCGTCGTGAACATCGATGCACTCCTTCTCGATACTCCCGAGGTGACCGTGGGCAACGTGCTGGGCAGCTGCGTGGCGAACCTCGCCCTCGTCCTGAGTCTCTGCGCCATCGTGCGGCCGGAGGCGGTGCGGACCGGGGGAAGCATACCCTGGTCGAACGAGTGGCTGCTCATGTTCGGGGCATCGATCCTGTTCGGCCTTCTGGCCCTCCGGGGGCAGTTCGACGTCCGCGCCGGCGTCGTGCTCCTGGCGGCCTTCGTTCTCATCCTGTGGCGGCTCTGGAGCACCCGCAGGCACATCGTCTACATCCTCGGCGGTCACGGGCGCATGGATTACGTCTACACGGCGGGGGGGCTCCTCGGGGTGATCGCCGGTTCCTACCTGGTCGTCGAGAGTGCCGTCTCCATCGCCCGCGGGTTTGGCATCAGCGAGTTCGTCATCGGGATCAGTCTCGTTGCCGTCGGAACCTCCCTCCCCGAACTCTTCACCGCCCTCACCGGTGTGCTCCGGCGGGAAGGGGAGATCTCGGTCGGGAACATCATGGGGGCGAACATCTACAACCTCCTCTTCGTGATGGGGACTGGCACGTTCATCCGTTCCATCCCCATAGAATCGCCTCTGGAGGTTGCGGCCGTCCCGATCTTCGCGCTTCTCGTTCTCCCCCTCTTCATCGGGCGGCGGGTCGCGACCCGCCTCTGGGCATCGGGGCTCCTGATCCTCTACGGGCTCTATATCGGTTCGATGTTCGGGCTGGTCCGTCTGGGCTAGAGGAATCCGAATCCCAGGGATTGGAGGATGATGGGGAGCATCACGGCGCCCATGCAGAATACCCGCCGGACGTTCGCCAGGGGCGGAGCCACGCCGATCGCGGTGGCCAGGATCAGGACGAACAGGCCGAAGGGTCCGCAGAGCGCCAGGGAGAGGATCGCGATCACCCCGATGACGCCGAAATTGAGCCTTCTCGCATTCAGGCCGTTGAGCCAGACCGCATGTCGGGAGAGCCGCAGGGTGAGGAGGTAGGCGATGCAGGCAGCCAGGACGCCGCAGAAGAGGAGCAGCCAGAAGGGCGGGAGATCGTGGGATGCGATCGCCACCATCACGCCGTTTCGCGTCCGCGCGATGGCATAGAGGGCGGAGAGCCCCAGGATGGCATTGGCGGTGTTGGCGGCGCTGGTGGCGACGATGTAGGAGCGCCCGTCCGAATCGTAGCCGACGACGGGGGCCAGGAGCGCGTTCGCGGTGGCGTTGGAGAGCCCGGGCAGCCAGCCCACCAGCGCACCGGCGATCGTGCCCATGAGGGAGATCCTGCCGATCTCGCGATCTCCCAGGGGGATGGGCGTATGGCGCTGCTCCGGGATCGGGGCGCTGGTGGAGAAGAGGAGGACGGACAGCCCGAAGAGCCCCGAGAGCAGCGGCATCAGAATGGTCATGTCCCCGACGGTGTTCCAGGATAGGTGGGCGTTCTGGAACGCGAACACCCCCAGCGCCCCGGATGCGATGAAGACGCCGAACGACCAGCCCGGGGCCTCGGAGACGACGATCAGGTAGCCGGCGACGGCGATTAAGAGGATCCCGATGCCCCAGTCCAGGAACGGCTGGGCCAGGGGGAGGACGAGGGAGAAGACGAGCGAGAGGGGGACGGCGATCGCCACCCCGAGGGCGCTCCCGAGCGCCGAGAGCCGCACCGCCTGGATCCCCTCCCCCGCGAGGCAGAGTGCATGGGCCGGCAGCACCGCGATCGCGGTATCGGCATCCGGCACGCCGAGGAAGGTGCTGGGGACGATGTCCAGGAAGCTGTGCGCGATCAGGGCGGCAAACATCGCCGCGGCCAGGGGCTCCACCCCCAGGATCGGGATCAGCGCGGCATCCAGGGCCAGGAGTATGCCGGCCATGGTGTTGGCGTGGATGCCGGGGACGAGCCCGCTGACGGTCCCGAGGGCGACGCCCGCAAGCGTCCCGAGGAGGATGGCCCACATCGAAAGAGAGGTGTGCAGGAGTTCTATTAAATAGTGGGATTTTCGAGCTTGAGATTCCCGGAGGGCGCCGGCATTCCCGCGGGAGGGGGCGAGACCTCCCCCGCTATCGCCCGGGGGGTGAGAGGCTATCGGGGTTCAAAGCCCCCCTGCGTGGCTGTCGCACGGTACCCCGGAGAGGGGGATCCGGCGATCGGGGATGCATGCAGGATGGGTCACATCGGGCGATCGGGGCCGCACACGCCGGCAACAGATACAGTCATCATCCCCGGAGGGAATAGAATCTTGGATGAGGATTGCAATCACCCGCGTTCCCGGCAAGGAGAGCCGGGATTCCGATCTCTGCAGACGGTACGGGCACGAGTGCTACACGGTCTCGCCGCTGACCGCGGAGGTGTACCCCGACAGGATCCGGGCGTTTGCGGACGCGGCGAACCGCGGGGAGTACGACGGCATCTTCTTCACGAGCGCCCTTCCGGCCCGCCTGATCGCCCCCCTGCTCGCCCGGCGGATCCGGATCATCGCGATCGGACCCCAGACCGCCCGGGCTCTGGCGGAGGCGGGGGTGGACGCCGAGATGCTGCCGTCCTTCTACTCCCGCGATTTCGTGCCCTTCGTCGGGAGCTGGCTCCGGGGGCGGCGCGTCGGCATACCCCGCGCCGATATCCCGAACCCCGCACTGCTGGAGGCGATCGCCGCCGCGGGGGGCTCTGCCGAGGAGGTGCGCTGCTACTCCCTGCAGAAGAGCGGCGTCCCCCTCGACCTGGCGGGTGCGGACGCCCTGCTCTTCACGAGCGCCCTGTCCTTCCGGGAAGCGGTCTGGGACCGCCGCGAGGGCCTGCTGCTCATGGCGATCGGGGAGCGGACGGCGGAGGCGATGCGGGAGCGCGGGATAGAACCGGCGGTCGTCGGGGACGGGTCGATCCGGGGAACGCTCCGCGCACTCGCGGAACGCGCCGGGGAGAAGCGATGAAGGAGGGCGACCGTCTGGCGGATGCGGGCATCCTGATCCTGGACAAACCCCGCGGGCCGACCAGCCACCAGGTGGCCGCCTGGGCCGCCGATATCCTCGGCGCTCCCGTGGGGCACGCCGGAACCCTGGACCCGCAGGTCTCGGGCGTGCTGGTCGTCATGATCGGCCCGGCCGTGCGTCTGGCGCCGCTGCTGCTCTCCAGCGACAAGGAGTACGTCTGCTGCATGCGGCTGCACGGCGACGTCCCGCAGGATCGGGTGGAGGCGGTCGCGCGGGAGTTCACAGGGCGGATCTACCAGCGCCCTCCCCGGAAGAGCGCGGTGAAGCGGAACCTGCGGATCCGCACCATCCACAGCATCGAGATCCTGGACAGGGAGGGCAGATCGGTGCTCTTCCGCGTTGCCTGCGATGCCGGCACCTACATCCGCCTCCTCTGCCACCACATGGGGCTCGCCCTCGGCGTGGGGGCGCACATGCAGGAGCTGAGGAGGACCCGCTCGGGCTCCTACACGGAGGATGCCAGCCACACCCTCCACGATCTCCAGGATGCCGCCGTGTACGCCCGCGGGGGGGACCGAACCGCTCTCGACGCGATGATCCTGCCGGTGGAGACCGCCGCCGCGGGCATCCCGAAGGTGGTCGTGCGGGATACGGCCGTGGACGCGATCTGCCACGGCGCGGCGCTCGCCGCTGTAGGCGTGGTGCAGGCGGATCCCTTCGGGAAGGGGGATGCCGTGGCGATCTTCAGCCGGAGGGGGGAGTTCGTCGCCCTCGGCACGGCGCTGGTGGATGCATCGGCATTCACGCCCGGTGCGCCCGGGCTCGTGGTGCAGCCCCGTGCCGTGATGATGCGGCCCGGCACCTACGCCCGCGGATGGAGAACCCGCGGGGAGAGGGCGGGCCGCTGAACGAGCGCCCGTATCCGCGAGAGATAGCATTAAGAAAGCCCCCGCCCAATGGTATAGATGCATTTTTGCTGAGGTAGTCTAGCGGTAAGGCGCAGGCCTGGAGAG includes these proteins:
- a CDS encoding thymidylate synthase; the protein is MRIIRAPSIARAHELAVKMVLEKGWVLETEDDEATVEFEELAMQVDAPLTEPLGSSRSRFQRRFLDQYADHLLNGSVARFEYDYHGRLFDWGERLRAGGSEVHIDQIDYIVKKLQSAPSSRRAIAITWNPLIDEHLDDCPCLQLVQCLLRSGRLQMKVVFRSNDMLSAAGANMYALVRLQQSIASRLGAEIGSYTHVSLVPHVYYKRDLNDIEAFCCRGAEIQPVEEVCAACRRCARAP
- a CDS encoding DUF1614 domain-containing protein gives rise to the protein MPRIVSNPFTILMLFLLFIVLLLIFPLLLLGVIGAAFAKLGFTWFEVLLILFLTLIGSFINIPVSTVESEPPTIYQYYSPFFGRIYRIPAPSQTTTIAINVGGALIPLAISLYLVYSAAIAGGEHGLLILLAAGVAAITLLTRSIARPVRGLGIVTPFFIPPLGAALAGILLNGGFGVNAAVIAYVSGTFGTLIGADLLNLRRIRELGAPMVSIGGAGTFDGIFLTGVIAAFLA
- a CDS encoding fibrillarin-like rRNA/tRNA 2'-O-methyltransferase, whose translation is MIWIDGVLVSPGRGGAFGGRMLQGHRIWDPYRSKLSALYHLGKGVDLQPEMRVLYLGAAHGTTVSHVAGYVDTVYAVEIAPRPMQELLEVARARSNIVPILADAARPEEYAPLVEGVDLIYQDVAHPDQTRIALRNRPFLKEGGRLILMLKTRSVDVSAPPETVAARAADALGARYAILASTWLVPYHRDHAAFVCEALK
- a CDS encoding RNA-processing protein; translation: MTRRYWFGDVANGECVSCACIRRDAEGWGGWLASIRTDMETFTPLDWTAARDCGCVRDREDYIRQVRAICIQIAEAKIAAYYRNRDVELVQMVRTLDELDRAINLLSERALEWYRVRNPKSSRKLQPSQAGKALARIQDAPQPLLAVLQEIERLHAARSVLVQEVAATAETVLPNTSALVGGLVAARLTARAGSLEALIRLPASTIQVLGAGKALFAHLRAAAPPPKHGILYQHRRVHNAPRAVRGRVARVLAAQVAIAARLDYYRSAPVPEFLAEANRRVDAAGRRA
- a CDS encoding sodium:calcium antiporter; this encodes MAWHPVAPFFVFSVGLLLLGTGADFIVRGGSGLATRLQVSKTLLAFIILSFGTTLPEFVVNIDALLLDTPEVTVGNVLGSCVANLALVLSLCAIVRPEAVRTGGSIPWSNEWLLMFGASILFGLLALRGQFDVRAGVVLLAAFVLILWRLWSTRRHIVYILGGHGRMDYVYTAGGLLGVIAGSYLVVESAVSIARGFGISEFVIGISLVAVGTSLPELFTALTGVLRREGEISVGNIMGANIYNLLFVMGTGTFIRSIPIESPLEVAAVPIFALLVLPLFIGRRVATRLWASGLLILYGLYIGSMFGLVRLG
- a CDS encoding tripartite tricarboxylate transporter permease is translated as MWAILLGTLAGVALGTVSGLVPGIHANTMAGILLALDAALIPILGVEPLAAAMFAALIAHSFLDIVPSTFLGVPDADTAIAVLPAHALCLAGEGIQAVRLSALGSALGVAIAVPLSLVFSLVLPLAQPFLDWGIGILLIAVAGYLIVVSEAPGWSFGVFIASGALGVFAFQNAHLSWNTVGDMTILMPLLSGLFGLSVLLFSTSAPIPEQRHTPIPLGDREIGRISLMGTIAGALVGWLPGLSNATANALLAPVVGYDSDGRSYIVATSAANTANAILGLSALYAIARTRNGVMVAIASHDLPPFWLLLFCGVLAACIAYLLTLRLSRHAVWLNGLNARRLNFGVIGVIAILSLALCGPFGLFVLILATAIGVAPPLANVRRVFCMGAVMLPIILQSLGFGFL
- a CDS encoding uroporphyrinogen-III synthase; translation: MRIAITRVPGKESRDSDLCRRYGHECYTVSPLTAEVYPDRIRAFADAANRGEYDGIFFTSALPARLIAPLLARRIRIIAIGPQTARALAEAGVDAEMLPSFYSRDFVPFVGSWLRGRRVGIPRADIPNPALLEAIAAAGGSAEEVRCYSLQKSGVPLDLAGADALLFTSALSFREAVWDRREGLLLMAIGERTAEAMRERGIEPAVVGDGSIRGTLRALAERAGEKR
- a CDS encoding RNA-guided pseudouridylation complex pseudouridine synthase subunit Cbf5, translated to MKEGDRLADAGILILDKPRGPTSHQVAAWAADILGAPVGHAGTLDPQVSGVLVVMIGPAVRLAPLLLSSDKEYVCCMRLHGDVPQDRVEAVAREFTGRIYQRPPRKSAVKRNLRIRTIHSIEILDREGRSVLFRVACDAGTYIRLLCHHMGLALGVGAHMQELRRTRSGSYTEDASHTLHDLQDAAVYARGGDRTALDAMILPVETAAAGIPKVVVRDTAVDAICHGAALAAVGVVQADPFGKGDAVAIFSRRGEFVALGTALVDASAFTPGAPGLVVQPRAVMMRPGTYARGWRTRGERAGR